The DNA sequence TCCAGTACTGATTCTGGACTCTGCGGGGTTCTTCAAAGTCTCTCCCAATAGTGAATGGGATTCCGTAACTGTTCATGCGCTCTTCAATTACGGGTAGATCGTAGCCGTCGCTGTTGTAGCCCGTAAGTATATCCGGATCCCTCTCATTTATGAGGCGGACAAAGTTCTCAAGGATTTCATTTTCCTTTCCCCTAATGGCTCCTTTTTCCCATTCCTTACCATTAAATATTGAATAACCAATTACAAGAATTCGCCCATATTTCTTCATTTCTTCGGGCGTTATAGCATTTTCTATGTCAAAGCTCAGGATTTTCAGGGGTGGATTGAATTCTGGAATATTTGAAATACTCTTGATCCTCACAACATAATCGGTAGTGAATTTAGTTTTGTCCATCGGATCGATTTCTCCATCAATCTCAACGCAAGACCCAAGGTCCATGTCGTATATGAATCTGTGATGAAAGGGGATGTCCGCGGCGAGAACCTTGAACTTGGGCTGGCAGATCTCCCTTAAAGACGGAACTTTCCACGGGGACTTGATATAAATTCTCTTGACTCTTTTTGTTTTTCCGTCAACCCATAGTTCTTTCTCCTCTTCCCTCTCGTACTCCTCGTTTGAGCGATATAGATTCATGCATGTTTCGTCCGGTTCGACTATATCAAAGTAAGGCTTGAATCCAAAGTAAAGAGCGGTGGCAGAAGAACCTTCCTCAGTCCTTCCGAAAAGCTCTACGGTAACGTCACTTGCTCGGTACGATGCCGCAAGTATTCGCATTTTCAGTTTCATTCGAATGAATATACCATTTAGGGCTTTAACCTCTTCGTTTTCTCTTACTCTAATCTGAGGCAAAGAAACATTTCATGCAAGAATAATCGGATCACTGCGGGAAGGCATACGATAGCAATTAATACATCCTTAACGTACATTTTAAAGAGATGATTAATTTATGAGCAAAATTTTAGAACTTGTCGGGAAGCATGACTCTTATAGATCAGAGACCCTCAACCTTCAGGCATCAGAAAACATACTGAGTCCAAATGCAAGGAAAGCCCTGTCGTCAGATATGGCTTCAAGATATTCCCTAACACTTGAGCATGAAGGCTATAACGCATATGGTGGGACAAAGTACATGGAAGAGCTGCTTGAAGAAGTGGAAAAGCTGGCCTGTGAGGTCTTTAGATCAAAGTATTCAGAGGTGAGACCGCTTGGTGGACACATTGCAGCGGAGGTGGTTCTGCTGTCACTTGTAGATCGGAAGCGCAATATAATGTCTATATCGGAAGCCAACGGAGGATACACTGGGTACCAGAATCAGTACCTTCCGCAGATAATGGGATTCAGCAATTATAACATACCATATGACGGGCCTAAGCAAGAAATCCTTCTCGAGGATCTTGAACGATTGCTTGAATCACTTATGCCACGTCTGATTGTACTAGGGCAGTCATTCTTTGTTAAACATTATGATCTGAGGTCCCTAAGGAATCTTTGCCACGATCACGGCTGCAAACTGGCGTACGACGGTTCACATGTTATGGGCCTGATAGCAGGTGGCGCTTTCCAGTCGGATGTGTTGAACTACGTTGACGTATTGTTCGGTTCAACACATAAGTCTTTTTTCGGTCCGCAGGGAGGCATAATATTGACGAATGATGAAGAGATTATAGAATCTATTAGAAGAAACATAACATGGAGGGCTATGGATAACTATAACCCCAGCAGGCTTGCATCACTGGGTGTCGCTATGGAAGAAATGAGACAGTACGGCAAAGACTATACCAGAAAGGTGGTAAAAAATTCTTTGGATCTGGCAAAATCCCTCTCAAATGCAGGGCTGACACCAAGATTTTCTCCCTGGTATACGGAGACACACCAGATCTTACTGTCTGAGGTTGCTCTTTTACCTCTTGGGACCAACTTTGAAGGATTTAGTAATATATTAGAAAGAAATTACATTGTGGTCGACCGTGAAGGGCGAATAGGGACGTCAGAAATTTCCAGACTCGGCATAGACGAAGTTGAAGAGATTGGGGAACTAATAGTTTCCGCGCTGAAAGGAAATGACGTTTCCGAAAGGGTGAAAAAGATCCGAAGAGAAGCAGAAATACATTATTGCGAGGGAGTTGAATGAAAGTAAAAGAAGTGATGACAAAGAATAACCTGGTTACAGTTAAGGCATCTTCACTGGTGTCGGAAGCATGGAACAAGATGAAGGAAACTGGTATCCATCAGGTTCCCGTTGTTTCTGGGAACAAGTACGTCGGAATGCTTAGTTATCGGGAGCTGCTAAGGAGAAGAAGCATCAGGCCAAGCTCTAAGGTGGAAGCTTTTATGGCGAAAACACCGAAAGTTGATGAGAACGAAAAGTTCGAGACGGCCATAGATCTTCTGAAAGATTCCGGAATGGCAGCAATACCGGTGGTTCGTAAAGGCGGCGTTCTCGTCGGAATATTTTCCAGATCGGATATTCTGAAGAACATAGATACAACACATGGCATGAGCAGTGTTCCAGTTACGGACCTGATGTCTGATGATCCTGTTGTCGTTAAGGAAACGGACATGATTCCAGAGGCTATAGAAAAAATGAGGAGCCTTGATGAATCTGAAATTCCGGTTGTTGATGATAAAGGAAGACTCTCGGGAATCCTTATGATCAAGAACATTGATTCAAGGGCAATGTTCCAGGCGGAAGAAAAGAAACGGCGGGATTATGGTCAGCCCCAAAAGCTCGAGATTGAAGCACGGTCGTATATGCAGGAACCATATAGTGTTACGAGGGAAGCGACGATCGGAGAATGTTCTAAATTGCTCATTGAAAACAAACTGCATATGATCCCCGTTGTTGATGACGGAGGAAAACCGGTTGGCGTGATCGATGTTTCAGATATCATAAACTCGATAGATACCGGTAAAAAGAAGTCTGGCATACTTGTGCAGGTCTCAGGTCTCGGCCCGTGGGACGACGATCTATACGACACAATATTTTTTGAATCCGGGAAATTTATTTCTCAGATCCAGAGACTTTCAGGTATTTCAAACGGTACATTTACAGTGCACGTTACTAAGTATGAAAACGGAGGTCGAACGAAGTATTCTGTTCGAACCAAACTTTTTGGAGGCAGTTTCAATATGTCCGTGGACGACCATGACTGGAACTTTGGTAAATGTATCTCCCGCATTTTTGAAACCTATGAGGGCAGGATCAAAAAGAGCAAGGTGAGATGAACGTCCGGGGAACTCATTGATCGGATTATTGATTATACATCCCAGAGATGCAGATACTCGGAAGCACGATACATGAAAATAAGCTCAAATAGCCTTTCTTACAGAAACGGTTCATTTGAAGGCACGGATTTTACTTCAGAGAAGGGCTACGCTGTCCGCGTTTTGAACAACTCAATCGCGATAGCTTACAGTGATTCTGAAGATTGGGACACGGCAAAGGAATCTATCGATCGGGCACTCAGGAAATCAGAGGCAAACGGAAAGAATAATATAAGTTTGGGAAACGCTATGAAAGATAACTGGGTTGTTCAAGAAAAGAAGAAGATTGAGGATTTTTCGCTCGAGGACAAAATATCCATCCTGAAAGATAACGACAAGGAAATGGAGTCAGGAGGGACTGCTGTTCGAATAAACGGCATGGGGGACAAGATCATAGAGCAGAGATATATGAACTCAATTGGATCTGATATATCTGGAAAGATATATCGTGTGTCCTACATCTATGTTATGGGATTTGTAAACGGCGGGAATTTTGAACAATCGATACAGCAGTTCGGTGCTTCCTCTGGTTTCGAATACATAGATTCGCTAAACTTGGCGAAGAGGATAGAAGACGATGCAAAAGGACTGAAGGAATCGGCGGATGCCAGACAAGCAAAAGAGGGAGATTATGATATTATCGTGGGGCCGGAAATATCAGGCATAACAGCGCATGAATCCTGTGGCCATCCAACAGAATACGATCGGATCATTGGAAGAGAAGGAGCACAAGCAGGAGAATCGTTCTTAACTGGAAAAAAATTCCCATACAGAGTCGGATCAGACGAAGTAAGCATAATAGATGATCCTACCTACCCGCTGAGTTATGGATTCTATCGGTACGATGATGAGGGAACTCCTTCACGTAAGAGATATCTTTATAAAAACGGCATGACGAATGAATTTATACTAAACCGAGAAAGCGCTTATCTCCTGAATACGGAATCAAATGGAGGAGGGCGTTCGTCTTCTTGGGACATGGAACCACTTGCAAGAATGAGTACGACATACATAGAACCAGGAGATTATTCGTTTGAAGAACTCATAGAGGGGATAAAACACGGCATATATATCAAGTCTTTTACTGAGTGGAACATTGATGACATTCGTTTCAATGAAAAATATGTGGGTAAAGATGCGTTTTATATAGAGAATGGAAAGATCACTTCCAGAGTTAAAAGGCCAACGATCGAAACCAACACTATAAAATTCTACAGCTCAGTAGATGCTGTTGGAAAAGATCTGGAATTCACTGCCGGGACATGCGGTAAGGGAGATCCGGAACAGGGGGTCGAAGTATGGATGGGCGGGCCGCACATCCGTCTCAGGAAGGTGCATATAAAATGACTGAATTAGAAATTCAAAATTTGACCAATAAACTGGAGGACAAGGGATTCACAGAGTATGCTGTTACCTCGATAAACAGCCGTGTAGAGCAGGTAAGATTCTCCCAGAATTCGGTTGATTTGACTAATTTGTGGAATGAAGCGAATTTTCATGTTTTTGTAGCCATAGGAAAAAAGATCGCCTCAACATTCCTTAAGGACCTCGGAGAGATGGACAACACTATAGATAAGCTGTGGAAATCTGCAAACTCATCCCCCGAAAACCGTTCATTCTCGGGTATAAATCCAGAGAAACAGAAATATGCCTATAATGTGAACCATCGTGCGGTGCAACACGATCTTAATGAGTTCTCCCAAGCAGCGATCCAGTCAGCTCTGGAAAACGGTGCCGAGCGAGTAGCAGGAACAGCTTATAATATTTTTGAAAAGGTAAGAACCAGCACAAAGTACAACAAATGCGAGTACACTACTGGGGGTATAGAGTTGAATATACGATCATTCAGGGGTGGATTCAGTGGGCAGGAGGGAATCCACTGGGGACTTCAGAGTAACGTTACAAAATCAGATTTTGAGAGGATGGGTTTTGAATCTGCGGAAACCGCGAGGGTAACCGAGAGGAAGGAATCCATAGAACCTGGAAAGTACACAGTGATAATGTCACCTTATGTTATAGGGAATATAATCTCTAGTTGTGCAGAATCCCTTTCGTACTATTCTGTTGAAACCGGCATGAGCAGCTTCGGTGACCAGATAGGTCATAAGGTTGCCGCTGAGGGCGTGAATCTCGTCGATGATCCTCTGGATTCCACCGGTGATGGTTTCAGGGCATGCGATGATGAGGCGACAGCAACGAAAAGGAACCATATCATCACCAATGGCCAATTGAACACTTTCTTTCATTCTTACTCAA is a window from the Thermoplasmatales archaeon genome containing:
- a CDS encoding beta-eliminating lyase-related protein, with the translated sequence MSKILELVGKHDSYRSETLNLQASENILSPNARKALSSDMASRYSLTLEHEGYNAYGGTKYMEELLEEVEKLACEVFRSKYSEVRPLGGHIAAEVVLLSLVDRKRNIMSISEANGGYTGYQNQYLPQIMGFSNYNIPYDGPKQEILLEDLERLLESLMPRLIVLGQSFFVKHYDLRSLRNLCHDHGCKLAYDGSHVMGLIAGGAFQSDVLNYVDVLFGSTHKSFFGPQGGIILTNDEEIIESIRRNITWRAMDNYNPSRLASLGVAMEEMRQYGKDYTRKVVKNSLDLAKSLSNAGLTPRFSPWYTETHQILLSEVALLPLGTNFEGFSNILERNYIVVDREGRIGTSEISRLGIDEVEEIGELIVSALKGNDVSERVKKIRREAEIHYCEGVE
- a CDS encoding CBS domain-containing protein, which translates into the protein MKVKEVMTKNNLVTVKASSLVSEAWNKMKETGIHQVPVVSGNKYVGMLSYRELLRRRSIRPSSKVEAFMAKTPKVDENEKFETAIDLLKDSGMAAIPVVRKGGVLVGIFSRSDILKNIDTTHGMSSVPVTDLMSDDPVVVKETDMIPEAIEKMRSLDESEIPVVDDKGRLSGILMIKNIDSRAMFQAEEKKRRDYGQPQKLEIEARSYMQEPYSVTREATIGECSKLLIENKLHMIPVVDDGGKPVGVIDVSDIINSIDTGKKKSGILVQVSGLGPWDDDLYDTIFFESGKFISQIQRLSGISNGTFTVHVTKYENGGRTKYSVRTKLFGGSFNMSVDDHDWNFGKCISRIFETYEGRIKKSKVR
- a CDS encoding TldD/PmbA family protein, with the translated sequence MKISSNSLSYRNGSFEGTDFTSEKGYAVRVLNNSIAIAYSDSEDWDTAKESIDRALRKSEANGKNNISLGNAMKDNWVVQEKKKIEDFSLEDKISILKDNDKEMESGGTAVRINGMGDKIIEQRYMNSIGSDISGKIYRVSYIYVMGFVNGGNFEQSIQQFGASSGFEYIDSLNLAKRIEDDAKGLKESADARQAKEGDYDIIVGPEISGITAHESCGHPTEYDRIIGREGAQAGESFLTGKKFPYRVGSDEVSIIDDPTYPLSYGFYRYDDEGTPSRKRYLYKNGMTNEFILNRESAYLLNTESNGGGRSSSWDMEPLARMSTTYIEPGDYSFEELIEGIKHGIYIKSFTEWNIDDIRFNEKYVGKDAFYIENGKITSRVKRPTIETNTIKFYSSVDAVGKDLEFTAGTCGKGDPEQGVEVWMGGPHIRLRKVHIK
- a CDS encoding TldD/PmbA family protein; protein product: MTELEIQNLTNKLEDKGFTEYAVTSINSRVEQVRFSQNSVDLTNLWNEANFHVFVAIGKKIASTFLKDLGEMDNTIDKLWKSANSSPENRSFSGINPEKQKYAYNVNHRAVQHDLNEFSQAAIQSALENGAERVAGTAYNIFEKVRTSTKYNKCEYTTGGIELNIRSFRGGFSGQEGIHWGLQSNVTKSDFERMGFESAETARVTERKESIEPGKYTVIMSPYVIGNIISSCAESLSYYSVETGMSSFGDQIGHKVAAEGVNLVDDPLDSTGDGFRACDDEATATKRNHIITNGQLNTFFHSYSTAVSSGSRTTGNAGIISPMPWQLKLLPGRTKLSDMISGMKNGLLIENCWYTRFQDYRNGIFSTVPRDGVFLVQNGAIKGDLSGIRISDSFRNILSNIEEISSETKNAKWWQEVSSTNMPYVKVKNVNISRAF